A genomic region of Alistipes megaguti contains the following coding sequences:
- the bla gene encoding class A beta-lactamase: MMRLLLFCAGLLLTACGSRTRTLEQDLEQLAASLPEARIGIAIRTPDGETISRQDVPLPLLSVFKFPVALAVLDKADAEGTPLTTPVEVGPEWLDPDTYSPLRDSLPATGGRVTLGELLRYSTSLSDNIACDRLLEYVGGPNAVERYVCEKAGIEGFRIAATERTMHLDPANQRINVARPSAVCALFARLLEGGLLTPEHETLLQRLLEGAITGTDKLRAGLPEGAVLGHKTGSSDRTPEGLRIADNDAGYVVLPDGRHYCVTVLVTDSPADDAKNAAVIAAISKRIYEHFTEKQ, from the coding sequence ATGATGCGACTCCTTCTTTTTTGCGCAGGGCTGCTGCTGACGGCCTGCGGCTCCCGAACCCGCACCCTCGAACAAGATCTGGAACAACTCGCGGCATCGCTCCCCGAGGCCCGAATCGGTATCGCCATCCGTACTCCCGACGGGGAGACCATCTCCCGGCAGGATGTGCCGCTGCCGCTGTTGAGTGTCTTCAAGTTTCCGGTGGCCCTGGCCGTGCTGGACAAGGCCGACGCAGAGGGGACTCCGCTCACGACGCCCGTCGAGGTAGGCCCCGAATGGCTCGATCCCGACACCTACAGCCCGCTGCGTGACTCCCTGCCGGCGACGGGCGGACGGGTTACGCTCGGCGAATTGTTGCGATACAGCACGTCCCTGAGCGACAATATCGCCTGCGACCGTCTGTTGGAATACGTTGGAGGCCCCAATGCCGTGGAGCGCTACGTGTGCGAGAAGGCCGGAATCGAGGGATTCCGGATCGCCGCCACGGAGCGCACGATGCACCTCGATCCTGCCAATCAGCGGATCAACGTCGCACGTCCTTCGGCCGTCTGCGCACTCTTTGCCCGCTTGCTCGAGGGCGGTCTGCTAACACCGGAGCACGAAACCCTGCTGCAACGGCTACTGGAGGGTGCAATTACCGGCACGGACAAACTCCGTGCAGGGCTTCCCGAAGGGGCCGTCCTCGGGCATAAGACCGGCTCGTCGGACCGCACGCCGGAGGGTCTCCGCATCGCCGATAACGACGCCGGCTATGTCGTACTGCCCGACGGCCGCCACTACTGCGTGACGGTGTTGGTCACCGACTCCCCGGCCGACGATGCGAAGAACGCTGCCGTGATTGCGGCCATTTCGAAACGTATTTACGAACATTTCACCGAAAAACAATAG
- a CDS encoding DUF362 domain-containing protein, with the protein MAYKITDSCVACGTCIGECPVEAISAGDIYVIDPDKCIDCGTCAGVCPSEAIVSE; encoded by the coding sequence ATGGCTTACAAGATTACTGATTCCTGCGTAGCATGCGGGACCTGCATCGGCGAATGCCCGGTAGAGGCCATCTCGGCCGGCGACATCTATGTCATCGATCCCGACAAGTGCATCGACTGCGGCACGTGCGCAGGCGTTTGCCCGAGCGAGGCTATCGTTTCGGAGTAA
- the serS gene encoding serine--tRNA ligase, with amino-acid sequence MLTIKQIRDDRDAAVRKLAKKGVDAAPVIDKILTLDDRRKAIQLELDNTLAVQNKAAKEIGALMGQGRRDEAEERKHFVTDLKEKSARLQAESNDVQQELQATLVTLPNFPADIVPEGKTAADNLVVKLVESYTKLPENPLPHWELAKKYDIIDFDLGVKLTGAGFPVYKGKGARLQRALINYFLDCNTRAGYLEVEPPVMVNEASGFGTGQLPDKEGQMYHATVDNYYLVPTAEVPVTNIYRDVILDEKDFPVKMTAYTPCFRREAGSYGKDVRGLNRLHQFDKVEIVQLSLPDVSYEALDGMVAHVESLVKSLGLPYRIVRLCGGDMSFTSALTYDFEVYSEAQKRWLEVSSVSNFESFQANRLKLRYRDAEKKIHLAHTLNGSSLALPRIVAAMLEDFQTPEGIRIPEVLVPYTGFDMIK; translated from the coding sequence ATGCTTACGATCAAGCAAATCCGGGATGACCGGGATGCCGCCGTCCGCAAACTCGCCAAGAAAGGCGTCGACGCCGCCCCCGTCATCGACAAGATCCTTACGCTCGACGACCGCCGCAAGGCCATCCAGCTGGAACTCGACAATACGCTGGCCGTACAGAACAAGGCCGCCAAGGAGATCGGCGCCCTGATGGGCCAGGGCCGCCGCGACGAGGCCGAGGAGCGCAAACACTTCGTTACGGACCTCAAGGAGAAGTCGGCCCGGCTGCAGGCCGAGTCGAACGACGTGCAGCAGGAGCTGCAGGCCACGCTCGTCACGCTGCCCAACTTCCCGGCCGACATCGTCCCCGAAGGCAAGACGGCTGCTGACAATCTGGTCGTGAAACTCGTCGAGAGCTACACCAAACTGCCCGAAAACCCGCTGCCCCACTGGGAGCTGGCCAAGAAATACGACATCATCGACTTCGATCTGGGCGTCAAGCTCACCGGTGCCGGTTTCCCCGTCTACAAGGGCAAGGGAGCCCGCCTGCAGCGTGCGCTGATCAACTACTTCCTCGACTGCAACACCCGCGCCGGCTATCTGGAGGTCGAGCCTCCGGTGATGGTCAACGAGGCCTCGGGCTTCGGCACGGGCCAGCTGCCCGACAAGGAGGGTCAGATGTACCACGCCACGGTCGACAACTACTACCTCGTGCCGACGGCCGAGGTACCCGTGACGAACATCTACCGCGACGTGATCCTCGACGAGAAGGACTTCCCCGTCAAGATGACGGCCTATACCCCCTGCTTCCGCCGCGAGGCCGGTTCCTACGGCAAGGATGTGCGCGGTCTGAACCGTCTGCACCAGTTCGACAAGGTGGAGATCGTCCAGCTGTCGCTGCCCGACGTATCGTATGAGGCGCTGGACGGCATGGTGGCTCATGTCGAGTCGCTGGTCAAGTCGCTGGGTCTTCCGTACCGCATCGTACGGCTGTGCGGCGGTGACATGTCCTTCACCTCGGCGCTGACCTACGATTTCGAGGTCTACTCCGAGGCACAGAAGCGGTGGCTGGAGGTTTCTTCCGTTTCGAACTTCGAGTCGTTCCAGGCCAACCGTCTGAAGCTGCGCTACCGCGACGCCGAGAAGAAGATCCACCTGGCCCACACGCTCAACGGTTCGTCGCTGGCCCTGCCGCGTATCGTCGCCGCAATGCTCGAGGACTTCCAGACTCCCGAAGGCATCCGTATCCCGGAGGTGCTGGTTCCCTACACGGGCTTCGATATGATCAAATAG
- a CDS encoding U32 family peptidase, whose amino-acid sequence MRTVELLAPARDYASAVVAVDAGADAVYIGGARFGARQAAGNSAREIARVVEYAHRYGVRVHATLNTLLWDDELPEAERTARELIDAGVDALIVQDMALRRMDLPVELHASTQVSNRTPEGARFLAEAGFARVILERALSLEEIRAICAATPAEVEVFVHGAICVGYSGRCFLSRAMSGRSGNRGACSQPCRLPWDLVDGRGRRIITGKHLLSVRDLNLSHRLGELVDAGVTSFKIEGRLKDAGYIRNVVAWYRRALDEVLAARPALRRASVGESVPDFEPDPAKSFTRGESEYFFDGKRAGVASFDTPKAVGERIGRVAQVSGGSFRIDGDADLAPGDGICLITPRGVVGTNINAVEGRRITPNRIEGITPGAELYRNYDRRFSLALERSRMRRVIPTRALVEASAQGVIVTCTDCEGLEASARRDVPLERAKNPEANAATLRAQAMKSGDTIFAVREVEVRGGEWFVPASLAAELRREALAGLLRQREERPLEHRILPENRAARYPSERLGADENVTNHLAEAFYRDHGVCEIERPLELAPSLEGCTVMRSAYCIRREIGECLREGSRLRGDLYLEHGADRFRLGFDCKACEMTLVECPRRRMDKEKKH is encoded by the coding sequence TTGAGAACTGTCGAACTGCTGGCTCCGGCCCGCGATTACGCGTCGGCCGTTGTGGCCGTCGATGCCGGAGCCGATGCCGTCTATATCGGAGGCGCCCGCTTCGGGGCCCGGCAGGCCGCCGGTAACTCCGCCCGCGAGATCGCCCGCGTGGTCGAATATGCCCACCGGTACGGCGTGCGGGTCCATGCCACGCTCAATACGCTGCTGTGGGACGACGAACTCCCGGAGGCCGAACGTACGGCCCGCGAACTCATCGATGCCGGGGTCGATGCCCTCATCGTGCAGGACATGGCCCTGCGGCGCATGGATCTGCCTGTCGAGCTGCATGCCTCGACCCAGGTCTCGAACCGTACGCCCGAAGGGGCCCGCTTTCTGGCCGAGGCGGGCTTCGCACGCGTGATTCTCGAGAGAGCCCTCTCGCTGGAGGAGATCCGCGCCATCTGTGCCGCCACGCCGGCCGAGGTGGAGGTCTTCGTCCACGGCGCCATCTGTGTCGGTTACAGCGGCCGCTGTTTCCTCTCGCGGGCCATGTCGGGCCGCAGCGGCAACCGCGGCGCCTGCAGCCAGCCCTGCCGCCTCCCGTGGGACCTCGTCGACGGCCGCGGCCGACGGATCATCACCGGCAAGCATCTGCTCTCGGTGCGCGACCTGAACCTCTCGCACCGTTTGGGCGAACTGGTCGACGCCGGCGTCACGTCGTTCAAGATTGAGGGGCGGCTGAAGGATGCCGGGTATATCCGCAACGTGGTGGCCTGGTACCGCCGGGCGTTGGACGAGGTGCTGGCCGCACGGCCTGCGCTGCGGCGCGCCTCGGTGGGGGAGAGTGTGCCCGATTTCGAACCCGACCCGGCAAAGAGCTTTACGCGCGGCGAATCCGAATATTTCTTCGACGGCAAGCGGGCCGGTGTGGCCTCGTTCGATACGCCAAAGGCCGTCGGCGAGCGTATCGGGCGTGTAGCGCAGGTCTCGGGCGGAAGCTTCCGGATCGATGGCGATGCTGATCTGGCTCCGGGTGACGGCATCTGCCTCATTACGCCGCGTGGCGTCGTCGGGACGAACATCAACGCCGTCGAGGGGCGCCGCATTACCCCCAACCGCATCGAAGGAATCACGCCCGGCGCGGAGCTCTACCGCAACTACGACCGGCGTTTTTCGCTGGCCTTGGAGCGCAGCCGCATGCGGCGGGTCATTCCGACGCGGGCCCTGGTCGAAGCCTCGGCCCAAGGGGTGATCGTCACCTGCACCGATTGCGAGGGGCTGGAGGCGTCAGCCCGGCGTGATGTGCCGCTTGAGCGGGCCAAGAACCCCGAGGCCAATGCCGCGACGCTGCGCGCACAGGCGATGAAGTCGGGCGACACGATCTTCGCCGTGCGCGAGGTGGAGGTGCGGGGCGGCGAGTGGTTCGTCCCCGCGTCGCTGGCTGCCGAGCTGCGGCGCGAAGCGTTGGCCGGGTTGTTGCGGCAGCGCGAGGAGCGGCCGCTCGAACACCGCATCCTCCCCGAAAATCGGGCGGCGCGCTACCCGTCGGAGCGGCTCGGTGCCGACGAAAACGTAACGAATCATCTGGCCGAGGCCTTCTACCGCGACCACGGGGTGTGCGAGATCGAACGGCCGCTGGAACTGGCTCCGTCGCTCGAGGGGTGCACCGTCATGCGCTCGGCCTACTGCATCCGCCGCGAGATCGGCGAGTGCCTGCGCGAAGGGTCGCGCCTGCGCGGTGATCTCTATCTGGAGCACGGTGCGGACCGTTTCCGGCTCGGGTTCGATTGCAAGGCGTGCGAAATGACGCTGGTGGAGTGCCCGCGGCGCCGGATGGACAAGGAGAAAAAACATTAG
- a CDS encoding class I SAM-dependent methyltransferase: MQQQLTPDFADYELIDTGDFEKLERFGRFVTRRPEPQAIWRRSLPEAEWRRLADASFRRDLRNDERGEWQLDPKMSDRWTIAYAYRGMKLRMRLALTSFKHVGIFPEQAANWIFIYENVLRLCGAEAAAGHAAGHAAVGHAAAGHAAGHAAAGYVAAESAVRNASVAETLPTAAPRVLNLFAYTGGATLAARVAGAEVTHVDSVRPVVTWARENMELSGLDGVRWIVEDALKFVRREVRRGNRYAGIILDPPAYGRGANGEKWVLEENIGEMLDCCAQLLEPRGAFLVLNLYSMGLSSTLARTAVRQAFGAPEEEQWGELCFTDRAGKELPLGTYYRFRR; this comes from the coding sequence ATGCAGCAGCAACTGACCCCCGATTTTGCGGATTACGAACTCATTGATACGGGCGATTTCGAAAAGCTCGAACGTTTCGGCCGTTTCGTCACGCGGCGTCCCGAACCGCAGGCCATCTGGCGGCGTTCGCTCCCCGAGGCGGAGTGGCGGCGCTTGGCCGATGCCTCGTTCCGGCGCGACCTGCGCAACGATGAACGCGGCGAGTGGCAGCTCGATCCGAAGATGTCCGACCGCTGGACGATCGCTTATGCCTACCGCGGAATGAAACTCCGCATGCGGCTGGCCCTTACGTCGTTCAAGCATGTCGGGATCTTCCCCGAGCAGGCCGCCAATTGGATTTTCATCTACGAGAACGTGCTGCGTCTGTGCGGTGCGGAGGCCGCCGCCGGACACGCCGCCGGACATGCTGCCGTCGGACACGCCGCTGCCGGACACGCTGCCGGACACGCTGCCGCCGGATATGTCGCTGCGGAATCGGCCGTCCGGAATGCGTCGGTCGCCGAGACCCTTCCGACTGCCGCACCCCGTGTACTGAACCTCTTTGCCTACACGGGCGGTGCGACGCTTGCCGCCCGGGTCGCCGGAGCCGAGGTGACGCACGTCGATTCGGTGCGGCCCGTCGTGACGTGGGCCCGCGAGAACATGGAGCTGAGCGGTCTGGACGGTGTGCGTTGGATCGTCGAGGATGCGCTGAAGTTCGTGCGCCGCGAGGTGCGCCGCGGAAACCGTTACGCCGGCATCATTCTCGATCCGCCGGCCTATGGACGCGGTGCCAACGGCGAAAAGTGGGTCCTCGAGGAGAACATCGGCGAGATGCTCGACTGCTGTGCGCAGCTGCTCGAGCCGCGCGGGGCCTTCCTGGTGCTGAACCTCTACTCGATGGGACTGTCGTCGACGCTGGCCCGCACGGCCGTCAGACAGGCCTTCGGCGCTCCCGAGGAGGAGCAATGGGGCGAATTGTGCTTCACGGACCGTGCCGGCAAGGAGCTCCCGCTGGGGACCTATTACCGCTTCAGACGCTGA
- a CDS encoding DUF4405 domain-containing protein translates to MDKRKLNLWTDRVLFPALVGLCGSGIGLHRFEHAGAPEIRHVWKLVHIILSLLFLVLVGLHVYGHWAWYRSLATAGCKGLRRWMVLLLAVAFLVVAVMGIVKWLFGAHIGFYHYVGGLALGVLALLHIIRRWRQLFGRGRNSATGKGR, encoded by the coding sequence GTGGATAAACGTAAATTGAATCTCTGGACCGATCGGGTCTTGTTCCCCGCGCTGGTCGGATTGTGCGGGTCCGGTATCGGACTCCACCGGTTCGAACATGCCGGCGCTCCCGAAATCCGGCACGTCTGGAAGCTGGTGCATATCATCCTTTCGCTGCTGTTCCTGGTCCTTGTCGGACTCCACGTCTACGGGCATTGGGCCTGGTACCGTTCGCTGGCTACGGCGGGCTGCAAGGGGTTGCGTCGGTGGATGGTGTTGCTGCTTGCGGTGGCCTTTCTGGTGGTGGCCGTAATGGGAATTGTCAAGTGGCTGTTCGGCGCCCACATCGGATTTTACCACTATGTGGGTGGTCTCGCGCTCGGGGTGCTGGCGTTGCTGCATATCATCAGACGATGGAGGCAGCTGTTCGGCCGCGGTCGGAACTCCGCAACCGGAAAGGGACGCTGA
- a CDS encoding chromate transporter, whose translation MLLWQLFVSYLKIGFFGFGGGYAMLSLIQNEVVVQHQWLTNAQFADIVAISQITPGPIAINSATYVGYTVGLETGHVWCGILGSAIATLAVCLPSLTLMILVARFFLKLKNNRLVEGAMRGMRPVVIGMIAAAALLLIFPHSSEPDEQNFIDAWSWVLFGGVFVGSWRKVNPILLIILSAAAGILIYYVFGL comes from the coding sequence ATTCTTCTCTGGCAACTCTTCGTCTCGTACCTCAAGATCGGATTCTTCGGATTCGGCGGCGGCTACGCCATGCTCTCGCTCATCCAGAACGAGGTGGTCGTGCAGCACCAGTGGCTCACCAACGCGCAGTTTGCCGACATCGTGGCCATCTCGCAGATCACCCCCGGCCCGATCGCCATCAACTCGGCCACCTACGTGGGTTACACCGTGGGGCTGGAGACGGGTCATGTCTGGTGCGGCATCCTGGGCTCGGCCATCGCCACGCTGGCCGTCTGTCTGCCGTCGCTGACGCTGATGATCCTCGTGGCGCGGTTCTTCCTGAAGCTCAAGAACAACCGGCTGGTAGAAGGGGCCATGCGGGGGATGCGCCCCGTGGTGATCGGCATGATCGCGGCCGCAGCCCTGCTGCTGATCTTCCCCCACAGTTCGGAGCCCGACGAGCAGAACTTCATCGACGCCTGGAGCTGGGTGCTCTTCGGAGGCGTCTTCGTCGGATCGTGGCGCAAGGTGAACCCCATCCTGCTGATCATCCTCTCGGCCGCGGCCGGTATCCTGATCTACTACGTCTTCGGCCTTTAG